The following proteins are co-located in the Microbulbifer sp. VAAF005 genome:
- a CDS encoding DUF1810 domain-containing protein — MAQPFHLERFVTAQESSYESALSELHSGHKRSHWMWYIFPQISGLGHSATSEHFAIKNLDEARAYLEHPVLGPRLKECCKELLQLNNYSAYQIFGSPDDVKLKSSMTLFSIADPKDKLFEEVLEKYYEGQKDLRTFEILKVPIQH; from the coding sequence ATGGCCCAACCATTTCACCTTGAGCGTTTTGTGACGGCGCAAGAAAGCTCTTATGAAAGTGCCCTGAGTGAGTTACATAGCGGCCATAAGCGCTCCCACTGGATGTGGTATATATTCCCCCAGATCTCCGGCCTAGGGCACAGCGCGACATCCGAACATTTTGCAATTAAAAACCTGGATGAAGCCCGGGCTTACCTGGAGCACCCTGTGCTCGGCCCCAGGCTCAAAGAGTGCTGCAAGGAGTTATTGCAACTGAATAATTACTCCGCTTACCAGATATTCGGCTCACCGGATGATGTAAAACTTAAGTCATCCATGACGCTATTTTCTATCGCCGATCCCAAAGACAAGCTATTTGAAGAGGTGCTGGAAAAATACTATGAAGGACAGAAGGACCTTCGTACTTTCGAGATACTGAAAGTTCCTATCCAACATTAG
- a CDS encoding GDSL-type esterase/lipase family protein, with protein sequence MARRVPKKIIFIGSSSIYGKGDTELGGFVQRFRFRFETLDPHNIVYALGIFGESANSLAIRLSRELPPRRPHLIGIYPGFNDICRIGGPKAENSVALDSFRQTVRQLLQTSKTIAPSFLMTGIPFDEQRTTPFRNSDSYFYQADADLYNQAMRESATAEMIPILEFDNLWRDQEFITLLSEDGLHANPKGHQLLYKQTWDFISKNYF encoded by the coding sequence ATGGCACGAAGAGTACCCAAAAAAATTATCTTTATTGGCTCCAGTTCTATCTATGGAAAAGGTGATACAGAACTAGGCGGATTTGTTCAAAGATTCCGGTTTCGGTTCGAAACTTTAGATCCCCATAATATAGTTTACGCTCTGGGAATATTCGGAGAGAGCGCGAACTCTTTAGCCATAAGACTTTCCCGAGAACTGCCTCCAAGAAGGCCACACTTAATCGGGATATATCCTGGTTTCAATGATATTTGCCGCATCGGCGGACCAAAGGCTGAGAACTCTGTAGCGCTGGACTCTTTCCGTCAAACAGTGCGACAGCTGTTACAAACGTCTAAAACCATCGCGCCGTCCTTCCTAATGACAGGCATTCCGTTCGATGAGCAACGAACTACTCCCTTTCGGAATAGTGATAGCTATTTCTATCAGGCTGATGCGGACCTGTATAACCAAGCTATGAGAGAATCTGCCACTGCCGAAATGATCCCCATACTGGAGTTTGACAATTTATGGCGAGATCAGGAATTTATTACTCTTCTCTCAGAGGATGGCCTCCATGCAAATCCCAAGGGACATCAATTACTGTATAAACAGACTTGGGATTTTATCTCTAAAAATTACTTTTAG